From a single Coleofasciculaceae cyanobacterium genomic region:
- a CDS encoding GFA family protein: protein MSELSVAKGSCLCGAVSLSTTSMNPHVAACHCNMCRKWGGGALMAVECSNDVSFEGEKNIGLFQSSEWAERGFCKQCGSHLFYKFKENNQYYIPAGIFDNESALVLEHQVFIDEKPEYYSFANKTKNMTGEEIFAQFAPNSSK, encoded by the coding sequence ATGTCTGAACTTAGTGTTGCCAAGGGTAGCTGTCTCTGCGGAGCGGTAAGTCTTTCCACCACCAGCATGAATCCTCACGTTGCAGCGTGTCATTGTAATATGTGTCGTAAATGGGGTGGAGGAGCTTTGATGGCAGTTGAGTGTAGCAATGATGTTAGTTTTGAGGGAGAAAAAAACATCGGGCTTTTTCAATCCTCAGAATGGGCGGAACGGGGATTTTGTAAGCAGTGTGGTAGCCATTTGTTTTATAAGTTCAAAGAAAACAACCAATACTACATACCAGCAGGGATTTTTGATAACGAATCTGCTCTTGTTTTAGAGCATCAGGTTTTTATCGACGAAAAACCCGAATATTACTCTTTTGCCAATAAAACCAAAAACATGACGGGGGAAGAGATATTCGCCCAGTTTGCACCAAATTCATCCAAGTAA
- a CDS encoding LysR family transcriptional regulator, which produces MKSLSNIKTFIRVAQTKSFVEAANALGLSPPATSKAVAKLEEELKVKLLHRTTRSVSLTPEGERFYEVAQRLLEEMDDITQEFKDSSSEPRGRLKISMSAAYGRMWGTRVLTQFLQAYPQISVELSLDDRDVDLAAEGFDVVIRVGTLADNANLIARRLFLDPLITCATPEYLEHCGRPQHPDELEQYNCLNFRNRKTGRPMPWIFNIDGQVERRNFAGTLTIDDGEAVGRTAMLGIGISQMPGFMAIDALKEGILEEILVDYRPPFVPFTALYLDRRLVSPRIQAFVNFMVKQGNF; this is translated from the coding sequence ATGAAAAGCTTAAGCAATATCAAAACCTTTATCCGAGTTGCCCAAACCAAAAGCTTTGTCGAAGCTGCCAACGCTTTAGGTCTTTCCCCCCCAGCCACCAGTAAAGCAGTAGCCAAGCTAGAAGAAGAGTTAAAAGTTAAACTACTACATCGCACTACTCGCAGTGTTAGTTTGACTCCTGAAGGAGAAAGGTTTTACGAAGTTGCTCAAAGACTTCTGGAGGAAATGGACGATATTACTCAAGAGTTCAAAGATAGCTCAAGTGAACCTCGTGGACGGCTAAAAATTAGTATGTCTGCTGCTTATGGTCGGATGTGGGGAACGAGAGTATTGACTCAGTTTTTACAAGCTTATCCCCAAATATCTGTCGAGCTTTCCCTTGATGATAGAGATGTAGACTTAGCTGCTGAGGGTTTTGATGTAGTGATTCGCGTCGGAACTTTAGCCGATAATGCTAATTTGATTGCTAGAAGATTGTTTCTCGATCCTCTAATTACCTGTGCGACTCCTGAATATTTAGAACACTGTGGACGACCTCAACATCCAGATGAGTTAGAGCAATACAACTGCTTAAACTTCCGAAATCGCAAAACAGGTCGTCCTATGCCTTGGATTTTCAATATTGATGGGCAAGTCGAACGCCGAAATTTTGCAGGAACACTAACTATTGATGATGGTGAAGCAGTGGGTCGAACTGCAATGTTAGGAATAGGAATTAGTCAAATGCCAGGTTTTATGGCGATTGATGCTCTAAAAGAAGGCATTTTAGAAGAAATTCTAGTGGATTATAGACCACCTTTTGTTCCTTTTACCGCACTTTACTTGGATCGGCGATTGGTTTCACCACGTATTCAAGCTTTTGTCAATTTTATGGTTAAACAAGGCAATTTTTGA
- a CDS encoding zinc-dependent alcohol dehydrogenase family protein yields the protein MDKIVRFHKTGDASVLQLENVPPKKPSFGEVRIKVSAFALNRAEVYFRENQYIHPPSLPSRIGYDAAGVIDAVGEGVTNVKVGDRVATYPAFNQGDYGVYGEWAIVPAHAVMKYPTHLAPEEAATIGVQYMTGYFALFEHGKLKKGDRILITAASSSTGVAAINLAKSIGATVIATTRTSAKKQQLIELGADYVIVTQSEDLVKTVLDITKGAGVEVIYDPIAGKTIETYAEIIVPTGVIVIYGVLDTTPVTFPIFPLLIKGVQIYPYKVFDFTGLPIVNLQVQPEAVERAKTFIIEKLKDGSLKTVIAKKFPLEQVADAHRFMESNQQVGKIVVTT from the coding sequence ATGGATAAAATCGTCCGCTTTCATAAAACTGGAGATGCTAGTGTTCTGCAACTTGAAAACGTTCCGCCAAAAAAACCTAGTTTCGGTGAAGTAAGGATAAAAGTATCAGCTTTTGCTTTAAATCGAGCCGAAGTTTACTTTCGCGAAAATCAATATATTCATCCTCCCTCGCTACCATCTCGGATTGGTTATGACGCAGCAGGAGTTATCGATGCGGTGGGTGAAGGAGTAACTAATGTCAAGGTAGGAGATCGGGTTGCAACTTACCCAGCCTTTAATCAAGGAGACTATGGAGTATATGGTGAATGGGCAATCGTTCCTGCTCATGCCGTTATGAAATATCCTACTCATCTTGCTCCAGAAGAAGCTGCCACTATAGGAGTACAGTACATGACAGGCTATTTCGCCCTGTTTGAACATGGAAAACTTAAGAAAGGCGATCGCATTTTAATTACCGCAGCCAGTAGCAGTACAGGTGTTGCTGCCATAAATCTTGCTAAATCAATAGGAGCTACCGTAATTGCCACTACTCGTACATCAGCCAAAAAACAACAGCTCATTGAACTCGGTGCAGATTATGTCATTGTCACTCAGTCAGAAGATTTAGTGAAAACGGTTTTAGATATCACCAAGGGAGCAGGAGTTGAAGTAATTTACGACCCCATTGCAGGTAAAACTATAGAAACCTATGCAGAAATAATTGTACCAACGGGAGTTATCGTTATTTATGGTGTTTTGGATACTACACCCGTGACATTTCCAATATTCCCCTTGTTAATTAAAGGCGTACAAATTTATCCCTACAAAGTTTTTGACTTTACTGGATTACCCATTGTAAATCTTCAGGTTCAGCCAGAGGCTGTTGAGCGAGCAAAAACTTTTATTATAGAGAAATTAAAGGATGGTAGTTTAAAAACAGTAATTGCCAAAAAATTTCCTTTGGAACAGGTTGCCGATGCCCATCGCTTCATGGAATCTAATCAACAGGTTGGAAAGATTGTTGTTACTACGTAG
- a CDS encoding NAD(P)-binding domain-containing protein gives MKISILGAGNVGGTLGKRWANKGHEVFFCVRHPNDEKTQDLIKDIGNNAQAGTNSEAIAFSKTLSSSPFPGK, from the coding sequence ATGAAAATTTCAATTTTAGGTGCGGGAAACGTTGGTGGTACTTTGGGTAAAAGGTGGGCAAATAAAGGTCATGAAGTCTTTTTTTGTGTCCGCCATCCTAACGATGAAAAGACTCAAGATCTAATTAAAGACATTGGGAATAATGCTCAAGCAGGAACTAACTCCGAAGCGATCGCCTTTAGCAAAACATTATCGTCCTCGCCCTTCCCTGGCAAGTAG